One region of Salinibacterium sp. TMP30 genomic DNA includes:
- a CDS encoding LpqB family beta-propeller domain-containing protein encodes MTKASKVAHLVVAGLVMVALSGCVGVPLSGVVESGPLIDQQLDPKFEIVAEGPVAGSTQEQILADFMNAVRAPSRDYSVAREFLTQEMSGSWKPAASATVRERDKLPTISPALEEDSLTYIFSAQAVIDERGVYSELRSPASQTLTFDFERQDGEWRIASAPPGVVLSNNGFEVSFEQQVLYYFDPSFAYLIPDVRWFPARQSTQSRAVQALLSADSPWLQQGVVLTAFPAATTLGNASSLTSGRAVVDLSSEALSADTVARERMRQQLAATLHTPIVVLTVDGRELQSSSSGQSAAVIEPGSSGPLVVGTASEFGFNTSDGLSEINELSAAVTKSGATSAVLSADRLSVAYRAGDGAAYFASVGLTPRIVDDRPGLAAPSLDPFRFVWSAQQSSAATLSTFEVDGTEHPVQSSLPADSTIVSLDVSRDGTRLLVYLSTPAGPQLLVYGIVRQQGNVPVQLVEPTVLPARPGAPIDAAWVGSSTVATLSANDDSVAATAFSLGGQSESLGDVDDARQLVSTGSNTDGLRLLADGEVWRPQGSQEWARTGLDASFMAAQQ; translated from the coding sequence ATGACTAAAGCATCGAAGGTTGCGCACCTCGTCGTCGCGGGTCTGGTGATGGTCGCCCTCAGTGGTTGTGTTGGTGTTCCACTCTCGGGGGTGGTTGAGTCGGGGCCTCTCATCGATCAGCAACTCGATCCCAAGTTCGAAATTGTTGCGGAGGGCCCAGTCGCGGGCTCAACTCAAGAACAAATTCTTGCCGACTTCATGAACGCGGTACGAGCACCGAGCCGGGACTATTCTGTGGCGCGAGAATTCTTGACGCAAGAGATGAGCGGGTCGTGGAAGCCTGCGGCGAGCGCAACAGTTCGAGAACGAGACAAACTGCCGACTATTTCGCCAGCGCTCGAAGAGGACTCGCTCACCTATATTTTCTCTGCTCAAGCGGTGATCGATGAGCGTGGTGTGTACTCCGAGCTGCGTTCACCCGCGTCGCAAACTCTCACCTTCGATTTCGAACGCCAAGACGGTGAGTGGCGTATCGCATCAGCACCTCCAGGGGTGGTGCTCTCGAATAACGGATTCGAGGTGAGTTTTGAGCAGCAGGTGCTCTACTATTTCGACCCGAGCTTTGCCTACCTGATCCCTGACGTGCGCTGGTTCCCTGCGCGGCAATCCACACAGTCACGCGCAGTCCAGGCACTGCTCTCTGCAGATTCGCCCTGGCTGCAGCAGGGCGTTGTGCTGACCGCATTTCCGGCAGCGACGACGTTAGGAAACGCGAGCAGCCTGACCAGTGGGCGAGCCGTCGTCGACCTCAGCTCTGAAGCACTTTCCGCCGATACGGTTGCACGTGAACGCATGCGGCAGCAACTTGCAGCAACGCTGCACACACCGATTGTCGTGCTCACGGTTGATGGTCGCGAGCTTCAGAGTTCAAGCTCAGGGCAGAGCGCCGCCGTTATCGAACCCGGCTCTAGCGGCCCGCTAGTGGTGGGAACGGCAAGCGAATTCGGATTCAACACCAGTGACGGGCTCAGCGAGATCAACGAGCTCAGCGCTGCCGTCACCAAGTCGGGTGCAACCTCCGCAGTACTGTCGGCCGACCGACTTTCCGTTGCCTATCGCGCAGGCGATGGCGCAGCCTACTTTGCTTCGGTCGGACTCACCCCGCGCATCGTCGATGACCGTCCGGGGCTTGCCGCACCATCGCTCGATCCGTTCCGATTCGTGTGGTCGGCGCAGCAGTCGAGTGCCGCCACACTCTCCACATTCGAGGTGGATGGCACCGAGCATCCGGTTCAGTCGTCGTTGCCCGCAGATTCAACGATTGTGTCGCTGGATGTTTCCCGGGATGGTACGCGACTGCTCGTGTATCTCTCCACGCCGGCAGGGCCTCAGCTGCTCGTATACGGCATTGTGCGGCAACAGGGCAATGTGCCCGTTCAGTTGGTCGAGCCCACGGTGCTGCCAGCGCGTCCGGGTGCACCCATAGATGCCGCGTGGGTGGGCTCGAGCACCGTGGCGACCCTCTCGGCGAATGATGACTCTGTTGCTGCTACCGCGTTTAGCCTTGGCGGGCAATCGGAGAGCCTCGGAGACGTGGATGATGCGCGACAGCTCGTGAGCACCGGATCCAATACTGATGGCCTCAGACTTCTTGCGGACGGCGAGGTTTGGCGACCGCAGGGGAGCCAAGAATGGGCGCGCACGGGCCTTGACGCCTCCTTCATGGCCGCGCAGCAGTAG
- a CDS encoding phosphoribosyltransferase family protein has translation MTLPTNNNGRPASWFVAIARDALRDAWAVLMPVECAGCQSHDRALCGECARSLVAAPTIHSTPRHVRVYAALRYEGPARRVLLAFKNHHRTDQARPLSEALLSVLRRVLAESRRPDTAGGKVLIVAVPSSKRAFRIRGYHPMSLVLRAAGIRQERVLRTTKVTASQKLLGAQERALNVQGAFVATRWLGASSVIIVDDVLTTGATIDEAARAISDAGGTVIAAATIGFTPRTGAARDIASGEGYGKEKGAQ, from the coding sequence ATGACTCTCCCGACTAACAACAATGGTCGCCCGGCTTCGTGGTTCGTTGCGATCGCGCGCGACGCGCTACGGGATGCCTGGGCAGTGCTCATGCCTGTCGAGTGTGCGGGATGCCAGAGCCACGATCGCGCACTGTGTGGGGAGTGCGCTCGCAGTCTTGTCGCTGCGCCGACGATTCACTCAACTCCTCGGCACGTGCGCGTCTATGCGGCCCTCCGCTATGAAGGGCCAGCGCGCAGAGTTCTGCTGGCATTCAAAAATCATCATCGAACCGATCAAGCTCGGCCGCTGTCTGAGGCACTCCTGTCGGTGCTGCGGCGAGTGCTCGCCGAATCCCGTCGGCCGGATACTGCCGGGGGTAAAGTTCTGATCGTGGCCGTTCCGTCAAGCAAGCGCGCGTTCCGCATACGGGGATACCACCCGATGTCGTTGGTGCTTCGAGCAGCGGGCATCCGTCAGGAACGAGTGCTTCGCACCACCAAAGTAACTGCCAGCCAAAAGTTACTTGGCGCACAAGAGCGGGCCCTCAATGTGCAGGGTGCGTTCGTGGCGACACGCTGGTTGGGAGCGAGCAGCGTCATCATCGTGGATGACGTACTCACGACTGGAGCCACCATTGACGAGGCAGCGCGGGCCATTTCTGATGCCGGTGGGACGGTCATTGCAGCGGCAACCATCGGGTTCACTCCAAGAACCGGAGCGGCTCGTGACATTGCCAGCGGCGAGGGCTACGGTAAGGAAAAGGGCGCACAATAA
- the raiA gene encoding ribosome-associated translation inhibitor RaiA, producing the protein MEITVNGRNVGVTDRFREYAIEKSEKVAHLAEKAIAFEIKVSRHHETKGSSGDDRVELTLIGPGPLVRAESAGSDKYVAFDLAMGKLIERIRQSLDRKKVHRGNHRPTSLREATAGGFAVVDITPASPDVIESVATGSVPTQTAEPEPGDDDYSPVVIRRKVFPSSHMTVEEALDHMELVGHDFFLFVDSQTDRPSVVYRRKGWDYGVISLEEMADEAADGGRSRKRKVATG; encoded by the coding sequence GTGGAAATCACCGTCAACGGACGAAATGTAGGAGTCACGGATCGTTTCCGTGAGTATGCGATCGAGAAGTCTGAAAAGGTCGCTCACCTCGCCGAGAAGGCAATCGCCTTCGAGATCAAGGTAAGCCGCCACCACGAAACCAAAGGGTCAAGTGGAGACGATCGTGTTGAGTTGACGTTGATCGGACCAGGACCGCTTGTTCGAGCGGAGTCTGCTGGTTCGGATAAATATGTTGCGTTCGATCTGGCGATGGGCAAACTCATTGAGCGCATTCGCCAGTCTCTCGACCGCAAGAAAGTGCATCGCGGAAACCATCGGCCCACGTCTCTGCGTGAGGCTACTGCCGGTGGATTCGCTGTCGTCGATATCACCCCTGCTAGCCCCGATGTGATCGAAAGTGTCGCGACTGGGTCAGTTCCGACGCAGACCGCTGAGCCGGAACCCGGCGACGACGATTACTCGCCCGTTGTTATCCGGCGCAAAGTGTTCCCCTCCAGTCACATGACCGTTGAAGAGGCACTAGACCACATGGAATTGGTCGGCCACGACTTCTTCCTCTTTGTGGACAGTCAGACCGATCGCCCCAGTGTTGTTTACCGTCGCAAGGGCTGGGATTATGGTGTTATTAGCCTCGAAGAGATGGCTGACGAGGCCGCTGACGGTGGCCGTTCGCGTAAGCGTAAGGTCGCTACCGGCTAA
- the secA gene encoding preprotein translocase subunit SecA, translated as MANVLERALRVGEGRLLRRLKGYAKAVDHLEEDFKTLTDDELKHETTELRERYAAGESLDDLLPEAFAAVREAAGRTLGMRHFEVQLMGGAALHLGNIAEMKTGEGKTLVATLAAYLNAIAAQGVHVITVNDYLASYQSELMGRIFRALGMTTGCIVSGQTPAERREQYAADITYGTNNEFGFDYLRDNMAWQANDMVQRGHHYAIVDEVDSILIDEARTPLIISGPSSGEANRWFTEFSNLATKLIPEVDYEVDEKKRTVGVLEPGIEKVEDYLGIDNLYESANTPLISFLNNSIKARALFKKDKDYVVMNGEVLIVDEHTGRILQGRRYNEGIHQAIEAKEGVAVKAENQTLATVTLQNYFRLYNKLSGMTGTAETEAAEFMSTYKLGVVAIPTNKPMQRIDQSDLIYKNEQSKFEQVVADIAKRHELGQPVLVGTTSVEKSELLSRMLAKKGVKHEVLNAKNHAREAAIVAQAGRLGSVTVATNMAGRGTDVMLGGNAEFLAVAEMNNRGLNPTETPDDYEAAWDDVFANVRSEVEKEAKKVVDVGGLYVLGTERHESRRIDNQLRGRSGRQGDPGESRFYLSLQDDLMRLFNSGAAEALMGRSTVPDDLAIESKVVSRAIRSAQAQVESRNAEIRKNVLKYDDVLNRQREAIYSDRRHILEGDDLKDRVQRFLTDVVTEVVDVHTAEGHSEDWDFDVLWTELKTMYPIGITVDEVLTEGGSRGKLTSAFVAKEIHSDAAIAYERREQQLGETAMRELERRVVLSVIDRRWRDHLYEMDYLKDGIGLRAMAQRDPLIEYQREGFALFQTMMGQIREETVGFLFNLDVQVSGGGESTTVQARGLDAASSQSAALSYSAPSADAAGEVEVRNERGQVERAATASAQKRKAQQAAPQQPQQAQKPQGGERGAFGQRSEGSADAPLNRSQRRAQEKRKL; from the coding sequence GTGGCAAATGTTTTGGAACGCGCACTTCGTGTGGGCGAGGGTCGACTTCTTCGACGCTTGAAAGGCTACGCGAAAGCAGTCGATCACCTTGAGGAAGACTTCAAGACTCTGACCGACGATGAGCTCAAGCATGAGACCACAGAGTTGCGTGAGCGCTATGCTGCGGGAGAGTCGCTTGACGACCTGCTGCCGGAGGCATTCGCTGCCGTTCGTGAAGCAGCGGGCCGCACCCTCGGAATGCGTCACTTTGAGGTTCAACTCATGGGCGGCGCCGCGCTGCATTTGGGCAATATAGCTGAGATGAAGACCGGTGAGGGCAAGACCCTCGTGGCCACGCTTGCGGCGTACCTCAATGCGATTGCTGCACAGGGTGTGCACGTGATCACGGTCAACGACTACTTGGCCAGCTACCAATCAGAACTTATGGGGCGCATCTTCCGTGCCCTCGGAATGACTACCGGATGTATCGTCTCGGGGCAGACTCCAGCAGAACGTCGCGAGCAGTATGCCGCCGACATCACTTATGGAACCAACAACGAATTTGGGTTCGACTACCTGCGCGACAACATGGCGTGGCAGGCCAACGACATGGTTCAGCGTGGACACCACTACGCAATCGTTGACGAGGTTGACTCGATCCTGATCGACGAGGCTCGCACGCCGTTGATTATTTCGGGGCCGTCGTCAGGTGAGGCTAACCGGTGGTTTACCGAATTCTCCAATCTTGCGACGAAGCTCATTCCCGAGGTCGATTACGAGGTTGATGAGAAAAAGCGCACCGTTGGTGTGCTCGAACCGGGTATCGAGAAGGTCGAAGATTATCTCGGTATCGACAACCTGTACGAGTCGGCCAATACCCCGCTGATTTCGTTCTTGAACAACTCGATCAAGGCGCGTGCCCTTTTCAAGAAAGACAAGGACTATGTCGTCATGAACGGCGAAGTTCTGATTGTCGATGAGCACACTGGCCGTATACTTCAGGGCCGTCGCTACAACGAAGGTATCCATCAGGCGATCGAGGCCAAAGAGGGCGTCGCGGTCAAGGCAGAGAACCAGACTCTTGCGACCGTCACCCTGCAAAACTACTTCCGGCTCTATAACAAGCTTTCGGGAATGACCGGTACTGCCGAAACTGAGGCCGCCGAGTTCATGTCCACGTACAAGCTGGGTGTCGTCGCTATCCCGACTAATAAGCCGATGCAGCGCATTGACCAGTCAGATCTGATTTACAAGAACGAGCAGTCAAAGTTTGAACAGGTTGTTGCCGATATCGCTAAGCGTCACGAACTCGGTCAGCCGGTTCTTGTGGGAACAACAAGCGTTGAAAAGAGCGAACTGCTTTCGCGGATGCTTGCTAAGAAGGGCGTCAAGCACGAGGTTCTGAACGCCAAGAACCACGCTCGTGAAGCGGCCATAGTCGCGCAGGCCGGCCGCTTGGGTTCCGTCACTGTCGCCACGAACATGGCCGGTCGTGGAACTGACGTCATGCTCGGCGGTAACGCTGAGTTCCTCGCAGTAGCCGAGATGAACAACCGCGGGCTCAACCCGACCGAAACTCCCGACGACTACGAAGCCGCCTGGGATGACGTATTCGCCAACGTCAGGTCTGAGGTTGAGAAAGAGGCCAAGAAGGTCGTCGACGTTGGTGGTCTCTACGTTTTGGGCACCGAGCGTCACGAGTCCCGCCGTATCGACAACCAGTTGCGTGGTCGTTCCGGTCGTCAGGGTGACCCGGGCGAGAGCCGTTTCTACCTTTCACTTCAAGATGATCTGATGCGCCTCTTCAACAGCGGCGCGGCCGAAGCCCTGATGGGGCGCTCGACGGTTCCCGACGACTTGGCTATCGAATCTAAGGTTGTCAGCCGTGCCATCCGCAGCGCTCAGGCGCAGGTAGAATCTCGCAACGCTGAGATCCGCAAAAATGTCCTCAAGTACGACGATGTCTTGAATCGCCAGCGTGAAGCTATCTACAGCGACCGACGCCACATCCTCGAAGGCGACGACTTGAAGGACCGCGTGCAGCGCTTCCTGACGGATGTTGTGACTGAGGTCGTTGACGTACACACAGCAGAAGGACACTCTGAGGACTGGGACTTTGACGTTCTCTGGACCGAACTCAAGACTATGTATCCGATTGGGATCACGGTCGATGAGGTTCTTACCGAGGGTGGTTCACGAGGCAAGTTGACAAGTGCGTTCGTCGCTAAGGAGATTCACTCGGATGCGGCGATCGCCTATGAGCGTCGCGAGCAGCAGCTTGGTGAAACCGCGATGCGCGAGCTTGAGCGCCGCGTTGTGCTCAGTGTCATTGACCGTCGCTGGCGAGACCACCTCTATGAGATGGACTACCTCAAAGACGGAATTGGTCTGCGCGCAATGGCCCAGCGTGACCCGCTCATTGAATATCAACGCGAAGGTTTTGCTCTTTTCCAGACCATGATGGGGCAGATTCGTGAAGAGACAGTCGGCTTCCTCTTCAACCTTGATGTTCAGGTGAGCGGCGGTGGCGAGTCCACAACCGTGCAGGCACGAGGTCTAGATGCGGCAAGCTCACAATCTGCTGCACTCAGCTACTCGGCGCCCAGCGCTGATGCCGCTGGCGAGGTAGAGGTTCGCAACGAGCGCGGTCAGGTTGAACGTGCTGCCACTGCGAGTGCGCAGAAACGCAAGGCTCAGCAGGCGGCACCACAGCAGCCTCAGCAGGCGCAAAAACCTCAGGGTGGTGAGCGTGGTGCATTCGGTCAGCGTTCGGAGGGCTCAGCTGACGCTCCGCTTAACCGTTCGCAACGTCGTGCGCAGGAGAAGCGCAAGCTCTAA
- a CDS encoding Rv3235 family protein → MSTEPLRKLSPSVETPQQPRQRTGTLPSKIIRPRFVPDEFFGHQPTPSAELPDPAPLVENLTRCVIEVLAGARDLDQIARWVTDDVYRHLLKRTVLSARARRAKGQPITRPSFTMGSIRLCEPRDGAVEAVVIVRGRARTRAVAVRLEGLDKRWRATAINVL, encoded by the coding sequence ATGAGTACCGAGCCACTCCGAAAGCTTTCGCCGAGTGTGGAGACCCCACAGCAGCCGCGACAGCGCACAGGAACCCTTCCCTCCAAAATTATTCGACCGCGCTTCGTGCCCGACGAGTTTTTTGGCCACCAGCCCACCCCGAGCGCCGAGCTACCCGACCCAGCTCCTCTCGTTGAAAACCTCACGCGCTGCGTAATCGAGGTGCTTGCTGGCGCGCGCGACCTTGACCAAATTGCACGATGGGTTACCGACGATGTCTACCGGCACTTGCTCAAGCGCACAGTCTTGTCTGCACGTGCACGCCGCGCGAAAGGGCAGCCCATCACGAGGCCGAGCTTCACGATGGGTTCGATTCGTCTGTGCGAACCACGAGATGGAGCCGTCGAAGCTGTCGTGATCGTGCGTGGTCGAGCACGCACCCGTGCGGTCGCGGTGCGCCTCGAAGGCCTCGACAAGCGCTGGCGTGCGACCGCGATTAACGTTCTCTAG
- a CDS encoding helix-turn-helix domain-containing protein produces the protein MNATNPAEGLGRFLTLADTAEVLSVSPHDVLELVRSGELPAIKLGSKGQWRIENSVLESYIEALYEETRRMSLWNQSDIATVTEVNFGELRPR, from the coding sequence ATGAACGCGACCAATCCAGCGGAGGGTCTAGGGCGATTTCTCACCCTTGCCGATACTGCCGAAGTGCTCAGCGTCTCTCCGCACGATGTTCTTGAACTGGTGCGTTCGGGCGAACTGCCCGCAATCAAATTGGGAAGCAAAGGCCAGTGGCGCATCGAGAACTCTGTGCTTGAGTCTTACATTGAGGCTCTGTACGAAGAGACTCGTCGTATGAGCCTGTGGAATCAGTCAGATATTGCCACCGTCACCGAGGTCAATTTCGGGGAACTACGCCCGCGCTAG
- a CDS encoding SAF domain-containing protein yields the protein MSRRSGRTQTQARARALALDPRLAIGIVLVVASILGVVSLVATADDTIEVYAAAAPVAPGDRVESSDLVVRSVKLNESSELYIARGELPVEGFIATRPIGAGELIPTSSLGSHEGLSLTAVVVSPQGGLAEAVSPGASVDVWASAETDDDGYGAPSVIISGATVARLIDDDSLVSSARGSSLELLVPRSRVARVLEAMANGDVLSVIPANLPAKG from the coding sequence GTGAGCCGTCGTTCAGGTCGCACCCAAACTCAAGCTCGCGCGCGAGCTCTCGCTCTTGATCCTCGCCTAGCGATCGGAATTGTGCTTGTCGTGGCGTCGATCCTCGGAGTCGTTTCCCTGGTGGCTACGGCAGATGACACGATTGAGGTCTATGCGGCCGCCGCCCCTGTGGCGCCGGGCGATCGTGTGGAAAGCAGCGATTTGGTGGTGCGAAGCGTGAAACTCAACGAGTCGAGTGAGTTGTATATCGCTCGCGGTGAGCTACCAGTTGAAGGGTTTATTGCGACGAGACCGATTGGTGCGGGGGAGTTGATACCGACATCGTCTTTGGGGAGCCATGAGGGGCTTTCACTGACCGCAGTTGTTGTGTCGCCGCAGGGTGGACTAGCCGAGGCTGTGTCTCCGGGAGCATCCGTCGACGTATGGGCAAGCGCCGAAACAGACGACGACGGGTATGGGGCTCCTAGCGTGATCATCTCGGGCGCGACTGTGGCGCGACTAATTGATGACGATTCCCTCGTCTCGTCCGCCCGTGGCAGCTCACTCGAATTGCTTGTGCCCCGCTCACGGGTAGCGCGCGTGCTGGAGGCGATGGCCAACGGTGATGTGCTCTCCGTGATCCCCGCGAATCTTCCGGCGAAGGGCTGA
- a CDS encoding P-loop NTPase, with protein MFALAMPVNLEDQFAFDAVQQGHEIVLRAVSAPELASRVAGAQADIALVASEARYLTDRLIAACDQAAVRLIAVASSEREQRYASDLGLYDIVDVASGWSAVDALLTQSQWNSESATSERSTLGEVIAVWGPGGAPGRTSVAISIAAELAALGHRVALVDVDTHGASVAPALGMLDEAPGFAAACRLAATDTLTTAELARIGQRYESPVGDFWVLTGIGRPSRWPELSAERVGTTIAQCRQWVDYTVLDTSSSLENDEEITSDLFAPRRNAAAVTAVRAADHVIAVGAADPVGLSRFLRAHVDLIETVSTRSVSVVMNKVRVSASGMNPHGQVTQTLSRFGGIEHPILVPHDLAGFDGAVLSGKTLVDAAPRSPARLAVRGLVTSRLVPEVDEQQPRRSLFSRMLARR; from the coding sequence ATGTTCGCACTGGCCATGCCGGTCAACCTTGAAGACCAGTTTGCGTTCGACGCTGTTCAGCAGGGCCACGAGATTGTTTTGCGGGCGGTGAGCGCTCCCGAGCTCGCCTCGCGGGTTGCGGGTGCACAGGCAGATATTGCCCTTGTTGCGTCTGAGGCACGTTACCTCACGGATCGTCTGATCGCCGCGTGTGATCAGGCCGCCGTCAGGCTCATCGCGGTCGCCAGCAGTGAGCGTGAACAGCGCTATGCGAGCGATCTCGGGCTCTACGACATCGTCGATGTCGCGTCCGGCTGGTCGGCGGTGGATGCCCTGCTCACCCAATCGCAGTGGAATTCAGAATCTGCAACCTCCGAGCGAAGCACGCTTGGCGAAGTTATTGCGGTCTGGGGTCCGGGAGGGGCGCCCGGCCGCACATCCGTTGCTATCTCGATTGCCGCTGAGCTGGCGGCGCTCGGTCACCGTGTGGCGCTTGTTGATGTTGACACGCATGGGGCTTCGGTAGCACCAGCTCTCGGGATGCTCGATGAGGCCCCAGGTTTTGCGGCAGCCTGCCGCCTTGCCGCAACCGACACCCTCACCACCGCTGAGCTGGCCCGCATCGGCCAGCGCTATGAGTCGCCGGTGGGTGACTTCTGGGTGCTCACCGGCATCGGCCGGCCGAGTCGGTGGCCAGAGCTCTCGGCTGAGCGAGTCGGAACCACCATTGCGCAGTGTCGCCAGTGGGTCGACTACACCGTGCTCGACACCAGCTCAAGTCTTGAGAATGACGAAGAAATTACGAGTGACCTCTTTGCGCCTCGTCGCAACGCTGCCGCCGTTACCGCGGTGCGTGCAGCCGATCATGTGATTGCGGTGGGCGCCGCCGACCCGGTGGGGCTCTCGCGGTTCTTGCGTGCACACGTCGATCTGATCGAAACAGTCAGCACGCGAAGCGTCAGCGTTGTTATGAACAAAGTGCGGGTGAGCGCGAGCGGAATGAATCCGCACGGGCAAGTGACTCAGACGTTATCGAGGTTCGGGGGAATTGAGCATCCGATTCTCGTTCCTCACGACCTCGCTGGATTCGACGGAGCGGTGTTGAGTGGCAAGACTCTGGTGGATGCAGCACCGCGATCGCCAGCACGGTTAGCAGTCCGCGGCCTCGTGACTTCCCGACTCGTGCCCGAAGTCGACGAGCAG